A window of Thermococcus sp. LS1 genomic DNA:
TCTCACAATCAACGTGGTGGAACTCAGCGACCTAGGCATTCTAGGAAAAGGAACAATTACACTTGAATATTCAATCGCACCAATTTGTGACTTCACCCATCCAGTTGAAGTTAGCGTAGAAATTCATCTAAGAAATGGGCTACAGAGATATTCAGGAAAGGTACATTTCGTCTACGACTTCTGCTCCCGGACCAACTAACGTTTATAAATCTCCAACCCAAAGCGAGTTCAGGGAGAGAATATGGTAAGCAAGTTACTTGCATTGGAGGCCTACCCAAACCTGCGAGACCTGGACTTCCGCATACTCAGAGGGGTAGAGCTCAATATGCGTCACCACAAGTGGGTCCCTCTGGAGGACATAGCGCGCTTCGCGAGGGTTGACATTGAAACAGCCTCGTTCCGCCTCGGAAAGCTCGACAACTGGGGACTGGTGAGAAGAAGGAGTGACATAGGCTACATCGGCTACCAGCTGACGATACACGGCTACGACACCCTAGCGATAAGAGCACTCTCCAAGAAAGGCATTATAGATGCCATAAGCACGACGCAGATAGGCGTTGGAAAGGATGCTGACGTTTACGTTGGCATAACCCCGAGCGGTGAGAAGGTCGCCGTTAAGTTCAACCGCATAGGCGGGAGAACGAGCTCCAGGAAAGCTAGCTATCACGGGATAGTTTTCCGAGACAAGCACCATACGAGCTGGCTCTACGTTTCGAGGCTGATAGCCAAGAAGGAGTACGAGGCTTTAGCGCTACTCAGCCCTATAGCCAGAGTTCCTAGGCCAATAGCCTGGAACAGACACGCGGTAGTGATGGAGTTCGTTGAAGGGACCGAACTGGCGGAGCTCCGCGATACTGATCTGACCAAGGAGGAAGCGGCCCAGGTACTCGACCGCGTTCTGGAGGAGTACCTCAAGATAGTGCGCTTCGGCATAGTGCACTCGGACATGAGCGAGTTCAATATAGTTTTAACGGATGATGACATACTCATAATAGACTGGGCGCAGTACGTCACCACAGCTTACCCGGAGAGCTACGAGCTACTCAAGAGAGACTTAACAGTGCTCCTTAACGCTTTCAGGAGGAGATGGCGTGTGGAAAGGAATTTGGAGGATGTCTGGAAGGAGTTTTATGAAGCCTGGCTCGAGAGCAGAGGTGAGGGAGATGGTGATTAAATATGAGCC
This region includes:
- a CDS encoding serine/threonine-protein kinase RIO2; the encoded protein is MVSKLLALEAYPNLRDLDFRILRGVELNMRHHKWVPLEDIARFARVDIETASFRLGKLDNWGLVRRRSDIGYIGYQLTIHGYDTLAIRALSKKGIIDAISTTQIGVGKDADVYVGITPSGEKVAVKFNRIGGRTSSRKASYHGIVFRDKHHTSWLYVSRLIAKKEYEALALLSPIARVPRPIAWNRHAVVMEFVEGTELAELRDTDLTKEEAAQVLDRVLEEYLKIVRFGIVHSDMSEFNIVLTDDDILIIDWAQYVTTAYPESYELLKRDLTVLLNAFRRRWRVERNLEDVWKEFYEAWLESRGEGDGD